A stretch of the Capsicum annuum cultivar UCD-10X-F1 chromosome 8, UCD10Xv1.1, whole genome shotgun sequence genome encodes the following:
- the LOC107840200 gene encoding 18.2 kDa class I heat shock protein → MSLIPSFFGGRRSNIFDPVSLDLWDPFEGFPISSTIANTPSSARETSAFANARIDWKETPQAHIFKVDVPGIKKEEVKVEVEEGRILQISGERSREQEEKNDQWHRMERSSGKFLRRFRLPENTKMGEIKAAMENGVLTVTVPKEEEKRSEVKAIDISG, encoded by the coding sequence ATGTCTCTGATTCCAAGCTTCTTCGGTGGTCGCAGGAGCAACATCTTCGACCCAGTCTCCCTCGACCTATGGGATCCGTTCGAGGGCTTCCCAATTTCAAGCACAATCGCTAACACCCCCTCCTCTGCTCGTGAAACCTCTGCTTTCGCAAATGCAAGAATCGATTGGAAGGAGACCCCACAAGCTCACATCTTCAAAGTAGACGTGCCGGGGATCAAGAAAGAGGAAGTGAAAGTCGAAGTTGAAGAAGGAAGGATATTACAGATAAGCGGTGAGAGGAGCAGAGAGCAGGAGGAGAAGAATGATCAGTGGCACCGTATGGAGAGGAGCAGTGGCAAGTTTTTGAGGAGATTTAGGCTGCCGGAGAATACGAAGATGGGGGAAATTAAAGCAGCTATGGAGAATGGAGTGCTCACTGTAACTGTTCCTAAAGAAGAGGAGAAGAGATCTGAGGTGAAGGCAATTGATATCTCTGGTTAA